tatcaaGAAAAGTAGAGGGCCTAGAACAGAGCCTTGTGGGACCCCTGTTAACACATTTCTTTTAGATGATATTTGTTTATCAATTTGAGTAGTTTGGGCACGGCCATTTAAATAGGATGAAAACCATTCGTTTACTGGCCCCCTTATACCGTAATGATACAGCTTGCTCAGAAGAATTGAGTGatccacagtatcaaaagcctttttgaaGTCGAGGAAAACACCGCAAGTAAACAATTTGTTATCCATATTGCTTTGTATCGAATTCACAATATCCAAAATTGCATGCTGAGTTGACATATTCTCACGAAAACCATACTGGCCATTGTACAGAAGTCCACTTAATTCGACATAAGGTTTTAATCTATTATACATAACTTTCTCAAAGAGCCGATTGAAGAGCGAAAGAAGAGAAATGGGACGGTAGTTACTTGGGTCCGTTTCATCGCCACCCTTGAAGATGGGAACAACTTTTGCGTGCTTTAATTTAGATGGATATTGTCCTGTTAAAACGGAATTATTCATTATATATGCCAGTGGTCGAGAGAGTACACTACTGGAAGATTTCAATACGCGAACAGGACAAGAGTATAAGCCATGTGATTTGTTAGTAGGGAGAAGCAGAATTTCAGTTTCGAATTCCATGGGAGTGACTGGCGCGAAGAAGAATGAACTAGATGAATTAGCAGCAGGGAGATAATCACCGAAATGATGATTAGCAGGAGGAACAGATGCCGCAAGTGTTTGACCCACGGAAGAAAAGAATTCATTGAGCACATTAGGGCTCGCAACAATAGGCTTACATCTTCTTTTATTTCGGCCGATGAGATGATTAATCCCGATCCAAGTTTTTCTAACATTTGTCATATGATTATTGAAATATGAATGATAGTACGACTTCTTACTGCAGCGAACAAGTGTAAGTAATTTATTACGATagtgtttatatttttcataatTTCCAGATGCAAATAGAGAATTTTTTACCTGTATTGACTTACGTATCCCCCTAGTGATCCAGGGTTTAGAAAATTGCTTGGCTTTGCGCTTTGATAAAGGTCGAAGGGGCGCATGtttgtttactattttgttAACGCTGTTAAAGAATTTAGAAAAACCAGCATCTGCACTATCTCCACAGTTTCTCATGGCCAAATCCCAGTTGATCTCGGATAATTCTGAATGAATTTTTTCCTCCGTGTCTCTTGAAAATTTCCGATACATAGTTCTTCGGGGTAACTCCTTTACTTTGAAAGACTTAATAATGCAAAATTGAGAATAATGATCGCTTATATCCGAGATTATATTACCGCTCGTGATTTCCCTACCGATTTGGTTCACGAAGATATTATCAATTAGAGTGGCTGACTTACTGTTGACCCTAGTTGGTTTATCAATTGtaggaataaaagaaaaactttgcagcGAAAGTAAGAAGTCTTTAGTAAAGTTGCAGGTTTCGGCATTGAGGAGGTTTATGTTGAAGTCTCCCATAACATAGATAGGCTTGCCAGATGTACTAAGTTTTTCTAAGGTTTCATCAAAATATGTCTGAAAGCTCTCAGGGGAGTTGTGCTGCCTATAAATTACACCACAGATAATGTTACTTTTCATTTCAAATTGTAATTCAACCCACAGGGCTTGAAAAGCGCGTGACGAGATTTTTTCAATGACTCTATACTTAACATTTTCATCAATAAACATTCCAACACCTCCAGCAGCAAGAGGTGTCGGGGCGAATTCAAAACTATAGCCAGAAATACTTGGATGATAATCAGACTGATCATTTTCAGTGATTCTAGTTTCAGTTATTCCTATAATATTAAAAGGATATCCAAGCTCATTAAGTAGATGAGTCTGCAGATTTTCAAAATTGCGCTTTAAGCTTCGAACATTCGTATGgaacaaggaaaacaaatcaTTGATATCGTGAGAACTATTTTTCATCGCGTTAAAACTATGAGGCGAGAAATACCGACTGTGAATTTTTATATCTGCGAGATTTTGGTCCGGGTTGATATTACTAGCTGTGTTTAGACTGAATAAATCAAGGTCATGAAAACTGGAGAGCTTTTCTAGGTATTTTTTGGTTGGAAGAGAAGTAGTGTTGAGATTGTTAAATTGGCCGTGGAGCGGTACAAAATGGTTGACACCAAAATACGGTAACTCCCGAAACAGAAATCTTACAGTTTTCCGACATTCATCGTCTTTCATCGTCCGATGAAGTTATAAAAGGATACATGATAAGTCAGCCAAGCCTTGTTAAATCAGCAATGTCTCGTATCTTCAATGCTCGGGAGCTGCCGTCTTTCCGTAAATAAACGCAAGAGTTTTTAGTCCAACAAAATTGATAGTTGTTTTGCCCTTTGAATTTCTTCGCTTCGGTAAAGACGTATTGCATCTTCGGCGTCAAATGATCGAATATCCTGACAGATGAAAGAGATACCCCCTCGCCAAATCCCAAGGAGCTGGGGTCTGCCTTACATGCGTCGTTTCGTCGAGCCATAACAGCTTCCTTCGACAGTCTTCTGACAAACTTGCAAATTATCGGTTTCGGCGCTCCCGCTGTCGCATTCCTTTGTGGCACACGATGTGCAATGTCTATATCGTGGACTGAAACTTCAGCTCCCATACCAGAGAATAATTTGACACATAAGCGACTTGTTTGCGAGTAAGACTCTTGCTCACTCAGCTCGGGCATCCCTACGATCTTAACATTGTATTGATAGCTGTATTCATACATACTATCAATTGCCTTCCCTACTTCTTCCACTCTGTTGCTGATGTCAGCGAGCCAGGCACTAAGGCGTTTCAGTTCCTTACTCACATCTGCTTGGAATGTTTGAGACTGGTCATGTGCATCACTGTAAAACTGCAAAGCCGTTTCTGTTGCTTGTGCCGCATTGCGGTCCGGCGAGCTAGTATGTTCAGTAACATGTTCTTTCAGCTTGCGAATCTCTTCGGACAGAGCGTTGACTTGCTCTCTAAGCTCTTggtttttcttcttcaaggtaGCGTTGTTCTCAGGCATGATAAATATTAGTATTTCTGGTAATTAAATGTGTATACTTATAGACCTATACGTTGAAAGGAAAAACGAAATAACGTGAAAAAGTATTGAAATTTGCCGGAGTGCTGATTCACACGGCCATCTTGGTCGCTCACCGCTGACCACACTTATCTTCCTTGTAAAGAATGGAACTACACTTTTAAATGCAGTTGTGCTATTTCTGATGAAAATTACAAAGCATTTCATAGCTGTCGAGTATGTGACTCACCAGACCACGCTATGTTAACGTGCGCCAAGCCCAAATATCCCATTCCTTCGTCTCAGTCATCTTCCTCGTCAACTTCATCATCCACTGGCGCTGATCAGTCCTTCTGACTACGCTCCTTAGTTGACTTGTCAAACGAGGTCAGAGCTTTTGGCTTGCCCAATTTTTTGGGCGCTAAGCGTCTAGTTCACTCACGTTTCAACGTTGATGTTTGGTCTCATTATTTAGAGCATTATCAAGATCGAGTTatcattgattttcttcgctACAGTTGGCCTATTAATTATCAATCCGACATTcttgcttcttcttcttttcgcAATCATCCTTCAGCTGCTAAGAACTCTGCATATTTGTCCACTTACATTGCCAAGGAACTCTCCTACCAGTCAGCGTTTCGTCCATTTCACTGCAATCCTTTCAACACGGACTGCGTTATTTCTCCGTTACTTTGTGTTCCCAAGCGTGATTCTGTCGAGCTACGTGTCGTTCATGATCTTAGCTTTCCTGAAGGTTCATCAGTGAATGATGGGATCAGTTCAGATCAATATCTGGAACAATTCTACAAATTGCGCCTCCCAGGAATTGACCGTTTGGTGGAGTTTGTCAACGCCAAGGTTCGTGGCTGTCATGTCTTCAAAAAAGATCTACGGCACGCTTATCGTCAAATTCCCATCGACCCCCAGGATTACCCGCTGTTAGGTCTGTACATTGATGGCTCTTCACATGCTTTGCCGTTTGGTCTGCGCTCTGCCACTATGATCTGTCAGCATACCACAAAAAGCGTTTCTTACATTTTGAACTCTGAAAGCATTTCCGTCGACGTGTACATCGATGATTTTTACGGCGCCAAATCCTCTGATTCATCTGAACTCTCTTTTCAGTGGATGAACTCTTTATTTGCAGAATTGGGCTTAATGGACGCCCCTGAGAAAGATACTCCACCATCTCACGAAATGCTTTGTTTCGGCGTTTGGATCAACACATTAGACATGACTTTGTCCGTCCCTGTTTTCCGTATTGAGGAACTGCAGCTTGAACTTAACACATGGCTCAACAAACGATCTTTTACAAAGCGCGAGCTTAAACAGCTTCTTGGAAAGCTGTCCTTGGTTTCCGCTTGTGTGCGACCAGGCAGGGCCTTCGTGAGTTGTCTCTTAAATGCTCTCTGTTCATGCTCTTCATCGCCTAAGCGCACCGTTCATCCAGTCTCCGATGATCTTCGCACGGACATCATCTGGTGGTTGTATTTTCTCTCACATTACAATGGTGTTTCTGTGATTCCCTTTGATGTCCTTATTTTGAATCCAGAACTTTTTGCTACTGACGAGTTTCCGGATTTCATTCTAATCAAAGATCGGCACATTAACGAGTTGGAACTGCTCACCATAGTTGTTGGGTTTGGGGTTTCTATTTTATTGCCTATCGTTTTCAATAACCTGATTTTGCCCCAAACTCGAGCGTCTcttggtgcctactaatttggTTGTTTTGGCTTTGTCAAAATACTTAATTAGGGACACTCCCCTGCGCGGCATTGTCTTTTGACACTCGCATCAAGTTTCTCCTTGGTCATATCGAGTTTAGTGTCATAAGGTCATTCAGGTCATTCGCGGTCTATCCTTGCTAGTTTTACCCTCCTTACCCGCCCTGAGCTACTATTTTATTGCCTATAGTTTTCAATAAACTGATTTTGCCCCAAACTCGAGCGTCTCttagtgcctactaattcattGTGATACTTGTTTACAGTAAAGTTGTGTTATTCACCTTCAGATGTAGCAGATAACGAAAGCCTGTGTATATAGATGTATCTGTTTTGGGTTaaaattttttcaatcaaatttatttgttcgaactagtttatttttttaaactgtttATTCTTATCAACTGTCCAAAAGGGCAGAAATTTttcaaccccctccccccctcctaTCTGACACACTTATCTTGCATCCAACTAGAGATTTCACAACTAAGGATTTTTGGTAAGCACTTATGGAAGATTGAATCATAAACCTCTGGATCAGGAGTCTATCCATTATACAACACTGGTGACTGATGCAAAGTAACCAATTTGTTGATATGCTGACTTTTTACATCCAACGCTTTCTACCATCTTACATGCAAGGCCCCTAAGTTTTTTTCAGAATGGCAGAGGCCATAGAAGAATAATATGTTGATAAAGAGCACTTTTACTGGAAAATGCATTCTATTTCTAGCATATCTATTAATAGGAAACTGATGCTAACTGAAAGTAACTGGTATCTACAGTACTGCctgaaagtattgacccctttacCGCGTCATTGCCGCGTCACCCTGTCACAACTTTCCCTTAGTATTCCCGCGATAGGCCGATTTTCTGCCGAGGGAAATTTACGGCTAGGCTCCAAAGTTGCTGCGGGAAAGTCAACCGAGGTAAACCCTCTGTAATTAAAATTCCGCGGTAGAGTTGTAAATGGTTTCCCTTGACTTTGTGTTTCGATAAGCCAGATTATGATGTTGAAACGCCACCGAAGAACAGGAACTGAACAAGTTTCGGTTGAAAATTGCGAACATTACAGAGGATCATACCCGATAGTCATGGAACTTGGCTGCCTTTACTTTCCTTTTACATGCGAATAGAATATCTGTAGCCAGAATCTTCCgaccacatttgaaaccttCTTTGCAACATATTTTGATTGCAGTGATTATTTCGAAGACTTCTTGTGGACTGTTCATTCGAAGGTTCGACAAGTCGATTTCGTGGACGTTTGTCCCGCTTGCGTGGACTTTGCCATCAtcacatttttaagttttattcatttcagtTTATGGGAGAACATGTCCGCTTGTTTTTTGCAGCTCAGCGCTCGGAACATACATTTATCATCTCGATATCCTACAGCGGCAGAGCGTTTTGACAAAATTTATACAAAACTGTAAGCTAACATGTCCAGGGTCTGGTTGACCCGCTCTTGCAATGCCCGTGTTGAAAGGTATAAAACTACTCAAGCTAGATAATGTCCCTAATCACTGTCCAAAACGTTAGTATTGCAGATTCACTTTAAATTGACTGAAATATTGGGTTGCTGGTCATGGAGAATTTACATAACACATTCAACATATCCTCGAAAACCTTGCATGACCAACCGTTCGTTGTTCAAAGTAAGAATAATGTAATATTACTCTTGTGGTTTACTAATGCGACATTACTTTCCAAGTTGTTTAACtgtaacaaattacaaaaagaaaatcactCCAAGGAAGCCAAACCCCTGAACTAGTAGAAAACTATTTCATCTCAACTGAAAAGGTTTTCGTGCTCTGGTTAACATTTGATGAAAGATGGTTCGAACATCGGACTTTGTCAAGTTAAGAATTACGTCGTTCTTTAggcgaaatttcaaaatttcccaaGTTTGTTACGCTTGCTGGTTTTGCATCTTTATAATTCGTATACAAACAATGAGCATGCAGATGATTTAGAGACTTCATTTCTACACTAATCACAGTCTATTCCTAGATTTGTTTTCCATGCGCAGTTAACATACTGCAATTGCTATGATTACACATAACAATTTATTGCTGATGAAAGagatgaaaaaagaaaccattcttaaattaTTCGTCGGTATGTCAGGTCCCAAAATGGTACCAACAAAGGCTCCGATGCCTCGCAAGAATGTatcaattaaaattgaaatttgacgaGTTTCACAATAATATGTGGAAGGAATACTGTACTTGCCTTTCACCAAAATGGTGATGATGAAAGGAAGACAAtcgcacaagtttgaatttcaagtctccaaataaaataaGGTCAGCCTTGGATGAAAACAGACACAATCGAACCTTTTTCGAAACCAAACAAATTTTTCACGCACACATACAGTATTACAGCTTGGATAACAATGAATGTTTCGTTGGTTGGATAACACAGCTGTCGCTTACACTGTAGTTAATAACAGTATCTTGCTATCTTTACAGTAAAGAAGTCTTTGGATTTACATTATgtaaagataataaaatttgaGTCCTTACAGAAATCGCGCactttctcattttgattacgATTTCTTGCTTTAAGAATCGATTCTTCACACCATGAGATATAAAACTTGACAGTCTTCCGCTTATTTCACAAGTGCAGCAGATCATTGTTCTTTCCCGTGGCAAGCCTCATCTTTTCTCTCGCGGCTTTCCCGTGGCAAGCCTCATCTTTTCTCTCGCGGCAAATTGCACCTTGGTTTTACCAAGggaaaaatttgcatacctcgTTGGCGCGCGACCACTACCTGtggcaaagacgaggtattgcCTCGTTCCAAACGGTCAATACTTTCAGGCGGTACTGTAGCATGAACAAAGATAACTTCTGATAAAACAACATGAGGTTTGCAGTACCAACATATTCAATAACCTTATCCTAACTTGAATGACATCTACTTTTCAGGGTAAGCTCTTCCCAACAATATTTAACTACTGGCAAAAATACCAAGCCAAAGTACTGGAAAAAGTGAAAGCCATCCAAGGGGGTGTTGTG
This region of Montipora capricornis isolate CH-2021 unplaced genomic scaffold, ASM3666992v2 scaffold_420, whole genome shotgun sequence genomic DNA includes:
- the LOC138035540 gene encoding uncharacterized protein, encoding MPENNATLKKKNQELREQVNALSEEIRKLKEHVTEHTSSPDRNAAQATETALQFYSDAHDQSQTFQADVSKELKRLSAWLADISNRVEEVGKAIDSMYEYSYQYNVKIVGMPELSEQESYSQTSRLCVKLFSGMGAEVSVHDIDIAHRVPQRNATAGAPKPIICKFVRRLSKEAVMARRNDACKADPSSLGFGEGVSLSSVRIFDHLTPKMQYVFTEAKKFKGQNNYQFCWTKNSCVYLRKDGSSRALKIRDIADLTRLG